The genomic stretch ATTGCAATTTCTCTATTTCCGGCCGTGTCAGAGTTTCTAACTCTTTGTGTAAATACATAGCATTTTCTGTTTAGTTGGTTATTAGTCCGACAAAAATAGAAAAAAATATAATGCGGTTGGGAATAAGCTGACAAAATATGTATCTTTGGGGGATTTTAATTTAAAAATGTGATGAAAAAGACTTTATTTATAATAGGTATGTTGTTGTGCGTGTTTTCGTTGCACGCTCAGGATATGAAAACTCTCTTTATCGCTATGCCTGATTCGATAGCTCCTTTATTGACAAAGGTAAATCGCGAGGATTGTGTGGATTTTCTGGCAAGTAATATGAAGGCGGAGGTCAAGAACCGTTTTGGAAAGGTGTCCGAGCTGAAAAAGTTGACTGACGATTATTTGTTTCTGCAGACCACGGGAAGTAGTTCTATGGAAATGAAACTGTTGCCCTTGAATGATTCCGTAAAGGTGATTTGTGTGATCAATACAGTTTGTGGTCCGGTTTGTGATAGTGAAATTCGTTTTTATAGTACACGGTGGGAGCAACTGGCGGAAAGTGATTTTATCCGGCTTCCTTCTGTCGAGGCTTTTTATCTGCCGGTAGATACGCTGACTGATGAGGCTTATGTTGCGATTAGAGAGAAAGCAGATATGGAACTGGTGAAAGCTACTTTGTCTGAGGACAAGTCAATCATCTCTTTTACTTATACTACTCCGGAATATCTGGCAAAGACAGAAAGAGAAAAATTGGCAGTGTATATCAAGAAAGAGCCGGTGATATATGAATGGAAAGAAGGAAAGTTTAGTGCATTCCCCTAAAGGGAGTGCAATGTGTTTCAATATAAAAAGGCTGCAACTCAATGAGTTTGCAGCCTTTTTATATTGAAACTTATGTGTAAGTTACAATTTACTTTTTCATACGGTTACCGTAGCGGCTCATGAACTTATCAACACGACCTGCTGTATCCACCAATTTAGATTTACCAGTGTAGAACGGGTGTGATGTATTAGAAATTTCCAGTTTTACCAACGGATAAGTTTCACCTTCGAATTCGATGGTTTCTTTTGTGCTACAAGTTGAACGTGACAAAAATACATCGCCGTTTGACATATCTTTAAATACAACCGGACGATAGTTTTCAGGATGAAGACCTTTTTTCATTTCAGTATATTCTTTTATTGTTATTATTTTACTTATTTGGTAAACAAATTGGGTGTAATGGTCCATTTTGGACCGCAAAGATACGGCTTTTCTTTGAAATAGAAAAAACTTCGGGCTATTTTTTCTTCTAAACCCCTTATTTTCTTCTTTTATAGTATTGTAAGGTAGACATTACAATGTAATTAGTTTATGCGTTCAAGCGAAGAAAATAGTTAATAAAATCATTTTTTATGAGATATTTTTGGTGTGAACTTGCCATAGTTAGCGCATTTATGATTACTTTTGCAGTGGAATTTAATTCACTAACAATTATAAATATTAGAACAATGGTTAATTACAAAGATTTAGGTCTGGTAAACACTAGAGATATGTTTGCTAAGGCTATCAAAGGTGGATATGCAATTCCTGCATTCAACTTCAACAATATGGAACAGATGCAGGCTATCATCAAAGCTGCAGTAGAAACAAAATCTCCGGTTATTTTGCAGGTTTCAAAAGGTGCTCGTCAGTATGCTAACGCTACTTTGTTGCGTTACATGGCTCAGGGTGCTGTAGAATATGCAAAAGAATTAGGTTGTGCAAAACCTGAAATCGTTCTTCATCTGGACCACGGAGATACTTTCGAAACTTGCAAGAGCTGTATCGACTCAGGTTTCTCTTCTGTAATGATCGACGGTTCTCATCTGCCTTATGAAGAAAACGTAGCTTTGACAAAGAAGGTGGTTGACTACGCTCATCAGTTTGATGTAACTGTAGAAGGTGAATTGGGTGTATTGGCCGGTGTGGAAGATGAAGTTTCTTCTGATCATCATACTTATACTGACCCTGAAGAAGTAATTGATTTTGCAACTCGTACAGGTTGCGACTCATTGGCTATCTCTATCGGTACTTCTCACGGTGCATACAAATTTACTCCGGAACAGTGTCACATTGATCCTGCTACAGGTCGTATGGTTCCTCCTCCTTTGGCATTCGAAGTATTGGATGCTGTAATGGAAAAACTTCCGGGATTCCCCATCGTTCTTCATGGTTCTTCATCAGTTCCTCAGGAAGAAGTTGAGACAATCAACAAGTATGGTGGTGCATTGAAGGCTGCTATCGGTATCCCTGAAGAAGAATTGCGAAAGGCTGCCAAGTCTGCTGTTTGCAAAATCAACATTGACTCAGACTCTCGTCTGGCTATGACTGCTGCTGTTCGCAAAGTATTTGCTGAAAAACCAGCTGAATTTGACCCTCGTAAGTACTTAGGTCCGGCTCGTGACAATATGGAAAAACTGTACAAGCACAAAATTATTAACGTGCTGGGTTCAGACAATAAATTGGCTGAATAATTAATTCACCCTATATAAACAGGAAAAAGCTGCTTTCAATAAAGAAAGCAGCTTTTTTTGTTTTAAGACTGGTTTCGGTATTGAAGAGGGGATTTGCCTGTATGTTTCTTGAAATAGCGGCCAAAAAAAAGATTGGTCAGGGAAAGATAATCGGTTGGAGATCTCTTGAATACTTAGGGACGTGGATTGTAATAATGCTTTAATCTCAAGAATTACATGTCGGTCAATAATGCTTTTGGCTGTGTTGCCGGATACGTTTTGTACGATTGTGGAAAGGTAACGGGGAGTGATGAACAGTTCGGCTGCATAAAAAGATACTTCACGTTGGGTGGTACAATGTTTATGAATCAATTGGATGAAACGTTTGAATATCTCTTCCTGACGATTTATTCCTTCGGTCTTTTTTTGCAGGAACAGGTGTTGGGTCTTGTCATAGAAGTCCAGAATGAAGTTTTGAATGAAATTTTTGAAGATCTGAATGCGGAAACTATTATCCCTGTCTTCATAAAGATCTTTCATGACCAAGCTGAGCCCGATGAATGGTTTTACACGTTCTTCAGGGATGACAATGCATGGATGCTCTTTTAGAAAGTGAAAGAAGGAGGGATCCAGACGTGAGGTGATCTCCCAGAAAAGGGTGTCGGAAAAAACAATATAGGAAACGGTAAAATCATGGCTGGCGCAGGTACAATTGAAGATACTGCCGGGGAGAAGCAGAAGTTGGGTGTTCTCCGTCACTTCGTACGCCTGCAAATCAATTTCTATGTGGGCTTTTCCGCTACGGCAATGAAAAATAGATGCGTCTGCTAACTTCATAATCTGATTGGAGCATATATCTATACTTTCTTCTATTCCGGTGATAAACGGTTCATTCTCTGGTAAACTCAATATTTCCATGTTTATTCTTGTTTTGATGCAAAATTAACTATTATTTTTGTTATAATAGGAAATATGTTCTGAATTTGAACAATGGTGACTAATAATTGAATGTGTCGGCTTGAGAAATTCCATCTACCTTTGCGTCCGAAATTAAAAGATTGGAATATGATGACATTGAACAGAAAATGGATGCGACTAATAGTATTAGTTGGTTGTGCTGCTTTGACAGCGTCGTGTAAACAGGCGCCTGTTGCACAAATGGAGGCGGAATATGCGGTATTGAAAGTATCGCCGTCGGATAAAGTTTTGTCTACTACTTATTCGGCTACGATCCGCGGACGTCAGGATATTGATATTTATCCGCAAGTTTCCGGTTTCCTAACACAACTTTGTGTGGAGGAAGGACAGGCAGTACGTAAAGGACAAATCTTATTTATTATTGATCAAGTACCTTATAAGGCGGCATTGGAAACTGCTGTGGCTAATGTGGAATCGGCGAAAGCCGGATTGGCAACAGCACAGTTGACATACGATAGCAAGAAAGAATTGTTTGCAAAGAAAGTAGTTTCTGAATTTGATTTGAAGACGGCAGAAAATTCATGGCTTACTGCCAAGGCCCAGTTGGCCCAGGCGAAAGCGCAGGAGGTGAGTGCTCGCAATAATCTTTCGTATACAGAAGTGAAAAGTCCTGCGGATGGAGTGATTGGTACATTGCCTTATCGGGTAGGTGCATTGGTTAGTGCCAGTTTGCCACAACCGTTGACTACGGTTTCTGATAATTCGGATATGTATGTTTATTTTTCGATGACTGAAAATCAATTGTTGGCTCTGACCCGTCAATATGGTTCCAAAGCAGAAGCGTTGAAAAATATGCCGGAAGTGGAACTGCAATTGAATGACAAGTCTATGTATGGCGAAAAGGGGCGTATTGAAACCATCAGTGGGGTGGTAGACCGTAATACGGGTACCGCGAGTCTGCGTGCCGTATTCCCGAATAAGAATGGGTTGCTGTATAGCGGAACATCGGGAAATGTGATCCTTCCGGTTACGATGAAAGGAAGTTTGGTTATTCCTCAGGCTACAACTTTTGAAATTCAGGATATTACATATGTATATAAAGTCGTGGACGGCAAGGCACAATCAGCTCCTGTTAGTGTGACCCGTGTAAATGGAGGACAGGAATATATCGTGAACGATGGATTGAAAGAGGGAGATATCATTGTTGCAGAAGGCGTAGGCTTGCTGCGTGAAGGTACTCCGGTTAAAGTAAAACAAAACTAAGAAGAAAATGAATTTAAGAACCTTTATAGAACGCCCCATCCTGTCGGCTGTTATTTCTATTTCGATAGTAGTAGTGGGGATTATCGGGTTGTTCACTTTGCCCGTCGAGCAATACCCGGATATAGCTCCGCCTACCATTCAGGTAAGCACTTCTTATTTCGGTGCCAGTGCGGAAACTCTTCAGAAGAGTGTTATCGCTCCGTTGGAGGAAGCGATTAACGGTGTGGAAAATATGACTTATATGACTTCTACCGCTTCAAATGCCGGAGTTGTAGATATTACTGTGTATTTTAAACAAGGAACAGATCCTGATATGGCGGCTGTTAATGTGCAAAATCGTGTATCCAAGGCGACCGGACAGCTTCCTGCCGAAGTGACTCAGGTGGGTGTGACTACCTCAAAGCGGCAGACCAGTATTTTGCAGATGTTCTCACTATATAGTCCGGATGATTCGTATGATGAGAAATTCTTGTCCAACTATATCAGTATTAATTTGAAACCTGCAATTCTTCGTATCCAGGGTGTGGGTGATATGATGATTATGGGTGGTGACTATAGTATGCGTATCTGGATGAAGCCTGACGTGATGGCCCAGTATAAATTGATTCCATCGGATGTGACACAAGTGTTGGCTGAACAGAATATTGAATCGGCTACCGGCTCATTCGGCGAAAACTCTGATGAAACTTATCAATATACAATGAAGTACAAAGGTCGTTTGATTACTCCGGAAGAGTTTGGGGAAATTGTGATCCGGTCTTCGGATAATGGCGAAGTGTTGAAGCTGAAAGAAATTGCCGATATAGAGATGGGCGAGGAAAGCTATGCCTATCACGGGGCTATGAATGGTCATCCTGGTATTTCCTGTATGATTTTTCAGACGGCAGGATCTAATGCAACAGAAGTAAATAATAATATTGATGCCTTTTTGGAAGAAGCAAAGAAAGATCTGCCCAAAGGGGTGGAGATGGTTCAGGTAATGAGCTCCAATGACTTTTTGTATGCATCTATTCATGAGGTGATAAAGACCTTGTTTGAGGCCATTTTTTTTGGTAATCTTAATTGTATATGTATTCTTGCAGGATATTCGTTCTACTATTATTCCATTGGTGGGGATCATTGTATCCTTGATTGGTACATTTGCTTTTATGTCCATAGCAGGATTCAGTATCAACCTGATTACCCTGTTTGCTTTGGTGTTGGTGATCGGTACGGTGGTGGATGATGCTATCGTTGTCGTCGAGGCGGTGCAGGCGCGTTTTGATGTGGGGTATCGTTCTTCTTATATGGCTAGTATTGATGCGATGAAGGGGATTAGTAATGCGGTCATTTCTTCCTCGTTGGTATTTATGGCTGTGTTTATTCCGGTTTCGTTTATGAGTGGAACTTCCGGTACTTTCTATACTCAGTTTGGTTTGACTATGGCGGTTGCCGTAGGTATCTCTGCCGTCAATGCACTGACTTTGAGTCCGGCGCTGTGTGCTTTGTTCTTGAAACCGTATATCAATGAGGATGGGACAGAAAAAAATAATTTTGCAGCACGTTTCCGTAAAGCGTTCAATGCTGCTTTCGATGCAATGATTGAAAGATATAAGAAAGGGGTATTGTTCTTTATTAAACGCAAATGGATGGTATGGACACTTCTTGTGGCCTCGGTAGTACTATTGGCTTTCTTAATGAATACAACTAAAACCAGTTTGGTGCCTGATGAAGACCAGGGGGTTGTATTTGTGAATGTCAGCACGGCGGCAGGTAGTTCATTAAAAACGACTAATGACGTAATGATGCGTATTGAAAAGCGCATGATGGATATTCCTCAGGTGCTGCATGTGCAGCGTGTGGCAGGTTATGGTCTGCTAGCCGGACAGGGTAATTCTTTTGGTATGTTGATTCTGAAGCTGAAACCTTGGGATGAGCGTGAAGGAAAGGAAAATGATGTTCAGGCTGTAATCGGACAAGTGTATGGTCGTACGGCGGATATCAAGGATGCCAGTATATTTGCTATTTCTCCGGGTATGATTCCGGGGTATGGTATGGGTAATGCGTTGGAACTCCATATGCAGGATAAACAAGGTGGTGATGTGGGCACTTTCTTCAATACCACTCAACAATATCTGGGTGCTCTGAACCAACGTCCCGAGATCGCGATGGCATACTCTACTTTTGATATCCGTTATCCGCAATGGACGGTAGAAGTGGATGCGTCCAAATGTAAGCGTGCCGGTATCACTCCGGATGCTGTGCTAAGCACATTGTCTGGCTATTATGGTGGGCAGTATGTCTCAAATTTTAATCGTTTTTCTAAAGTGTATAAGGTTATGATTCAGGCAGATCCGAAATATCGTGTGGATGAAAGCTCATTGAATAATATCTTTGTGCGTATGTCTAATGGCGAGATGGCTCCTCTCAGCCAGTTTGTGACATTGACCCGCAGTTATGGGGCAGAATCGTTGAGCCGTTTTAATATGTTCAACTCTATTGCTGTAAATGCAATGCCTGCCGAAGGGTATAGTACCGGTGATGCTATCCGTGCCGTTCAGGAAACTGCCGTACAGGCACTTCCCAAAGGTTTTGGGTACGATTTTGGTGGTATTACTCGTGAAGAGACCGACCAAGGAGGTACTACCATTATCATCTTTGCTATCTGTTTCTTGATGATTTACCTGATTTTAAGTGCACTTTATGAAAGTTTCCTCATTCCGTTTGCAGTGTTGTTGTCTGTTCCGTTTGGGTTGATGGGTAGCTTCCTGTTTGCAAAGATGATGGGACTGGAGAACAATATTTATTTGCAGACTGGTTTGATTATGTTGATTGGTTTGCTTGCTAAGACTGCCATTTTGTTGACCGAGTACGCCGCCGAGCGTCGTAAGGCAGGTATGAGTCTGACTTCCGCCGCACTTTCTGCCGCCAAAGCCCGTTTGCGTCCTATCTTGATGACGGCTGGAACAATGATTTTCGGTCTGTTCCCGTTGATGGTTGCCAGTGGAGTAGGTGCTAATGGAAACAGTTCACTGGGAACAGGTACTGTGGGTGGTATGGTGATCGGTACGCTGGCGTTGCTGTTTATTGTACCTTCTTTGTTTATCGTATTCCAATATTTACAGGAAAAGGTACGTCCTATTCAGTTTCAGCCGGCGGCCGATTGGCAGATTCAAGAGGAATGTGTAGAAGCAAAAGAAGAAAGACAACACCACATTGAAAGCAAAAACGAAGAGAAAAAATGAAAAAACAGATCATCACTCTGACTGTCGCAGCACTCACACTGAGTAGCTGCGGCATATATACCAAATATAAACCTGCAACCGAAGTGCCCGATAATTTGTATGGGGAAGAGGTGGCGGTTGCTGATACCGTGGATAATATCGGCAATCTGAGCTGGCAGGAGATTTTTACTGATCCGCGGCTTCAGGAATTGATAGAGCAAGGCTTGCGGAACAATACGGATTTGCAGTCAGCACAATGGCGTGTGAAGGAGGCGGAAGCTGCTATGCTGTCAG from Phocaeicola dorei encodes the following:
- a CDS encoding class II fructose-bisphosphate aldolase gives rise to the protein MVNYKDLGLVNTRDMFAKAIKGGYAIPAFNFNNMEQMQAIIKAAVETKSPVILQVSKGARQYANATLLRYMAQGAVEYAKELGCAKPEIVLHLDHGDTFETCKSCIDSGFSSVMIDGSHLPYEENVALTKKVVDYAHQFDVTVEGELGVLAGVEDEVSSDHHTYTDPEEVIDFATRTGCDSLAISIGTSHGAYKFTPEQCHIDPATGRMVPPPLAFEVLDAVMEKLPGFPIVLHGSSSVPQEEVETINKYGGALKAAIGIPEEELRKAAKSAVCKINIDSDSRLAMTAAVRKVFAEKPAEFDPRKYLGPARDNMEKLYKHKIINVLGSDNKLAE
- a CDS encoding type B 50S ribosomal protein L31, with the protein product MKKGLHPENYRPVVFKDMSNGDVFLSRSTCSTKETIEFEGETYPLVKLEISNTSHPFYTGKSKLVDTAGRVDKFMSRYGNRMKK
- a CDS encoding DUF3256 family protein — translated: MKKTLFIIGMLLCVFSLHAQDMKTLFIAMPDSIAPLLTKVNREDCVDFLASNMKAEVKNRFGKVSELKKLTDDYLFLQTTGSSSMEMKLLPLNDSVKVICVINTVCGPVCDSEIRFYSTRWEQLAESDFIRLPSVEAFYLPVDTLTDEAYVAIREKADMELVKATLSEDKSIISFTYTTPEYLAKTEREKLAVYIKKEPVIYEWKEGKFSAFP
- a CDS encoding efflux RND transporter periplasmic adaptor subunit, which produces MMTLNRKWMRLIVLVGCAALTASCKQAPVAQMEAEYAVLKVSPSDKVLSTTYSATIRGRQDIDIYPQVSGFLTQLCVEEGQAVRKGQILFIIDQVPYKAALETAVANVESAKAGLATAQLTYDSKKELFAKKVVSEFDLKTAENSWLTAKAQLAQAKAQEVSARNNLSYTEVKSPADGVIGTLPYRVGALVSASLPQPLTTVSDNSDMYVYFSMTENQLLALTRQYGSKAEALKNMPEVELQLNDKSMYGEKGRIETISGVVDRNTGTASLRAVFPNKNGLLYSGTSGNVILPVTMKGSLVIPQATTFEIQDITYVYKVVDGKAQSAPVSVTRVNGGQEYIVNDGLKEGDIIVAEGVGLLREGTPVKVKQN